In Ignavibacteriales bacterium, a single genomic region encodes these proteins:
- the fliJ gene encoding flagellar export protein FliJ: protein MMTVDQNNTFATVSASSKFRTVLKVKKIQERKAQSELYQLELVHAREEATLTEIKETQKTALTDAVRNMKIKATEAQTSRAFIKQLSREIDEQKQKVAQVRAEKFEKREELVERSKSSNMIEKLDKKMQAEETKETERKEQRLIDVLAQRIRTEIS from the coding sequence ATGATGACGGTTGACCAGAACAATACTTTCGCGACTGTCTCCGCTTCTTCAAAGTTCAGAACTGTTTTGAAGGTGAAGAAGATCCAGGAGAGGAAGGCTCAATCGGAATTGTATCAACTGGAGCTTGTCCACGCTCGGGAAGAAGCGACGCTGACAGAGATCAAGGAAACCCAGAAGACCGCGCTCACCGATGCGGTCAGGAACATGAAAATCAAAGCCACCGAAGCTCAGACGAGCAGGGCTTTTATCAAACAGCTTTCACGCGAGATCGATGAACAGAAACAAAAGGTTGCCCAGGTTCGGGCGGAGAAATTCGAGAAGCGTGAGGAATTGGTTGAGCGGTCGAAATCGTCGAACATGATCGAGAAGCTGGACAAGAAAATGCAGGCGGAAGAGACCAAAGAAACCGAACGGAAAGAACAACGTCTCATCGACGTTCTCGCTCAAAGAATACGCACCGAGATATCATGA
- the fliG gene encoding flagellar motor switch protein FliG, whose product MDKKTSPSRAISNKQKAALLMLSLDVEAATRLMKGLTSEEIEFLTVEIASLKGVHSLQIDTVIEEFHQLITAQEYVVQGGWEFAQKLLESSLGASKARSVMDKVKTLTHVTGFAMLKKADPKQLASFLQKEHPQTIALVLSNLSGDQTAGVLAEFPDDLRNEVVLRIATLGKVSPTLLTEIEDVLSEVAEAEISQNMSTVGGTKSVANVLNKINNATAKGILEFIELKDGNLANEVKRLMFMFEDLVYIDDRGIQRLLREVDKKDLALSMKVADENLKEKIYKNMSERAQELLREELQFMGPVRLKEVEAAQTRIVMIIRQLEDSGELVVAGRGGKEEVVV is encoded by the coding sequence ATGGATAAGAAAACATCTCCGAGCAGAGCGATCTCGAACAAGCAAAAAGCTGCACTCCTGATGCTTTCACTGGATGTGGAAGCCGCGACGCGGCTGATGAAAGGGCTGACGTCGGAAGAGATCGAGTTTCTGACAGTGGAGATCGCAAGCCTGAAAGGCGTGCATTCGCTTCAGATCGACACCGTTATCGAGGAGTTTCACCAGCTCATCACAGCCCAGGAGTACGTGGTGCAGGGGGGGTGGGAGTTCGCACAGAAACTACTCGAGAGCTCTCTCGGCGCATCGAAGGCCCGAAGCGTGATGGACAAGGTTAAAACGCTCACACACGTGACCGGTTTTGCCATGTTGAAAAAGGCAGATCCCAAACAGCTCGCGAGCTTTCTTCAGAAGGAGCATCCACAGACAATCGCGCTCGTGCTGTCCAATCTCTCCGGCGATCAGACCGCCGGCGTGTTGGCCGAGTTTCCTGATGATCTGCGCAATGAAGTCGTCCTCCGTATAGCGACGCTTGGAAAGGTATCGCCGACTCTGCTGACCGAAATCGAAGACGTGCTCTCAGAAGTCGCGGAAGCTGAGATCAGCCAGAACATGAGCACGGTCGGCGGGACGAAATCTGTCGCCAACGTGTTGAACAAAATCAACAATGCGACGGCGAAGGGAATTCTCGAGTTCATCGAGCTGAAAGACGGTAATCTTGCCAATGAAGTGAAGCGCCTTATGTTCATGTTCGAGGACCTTGTGTACATCGATGACAGGGGCATCCAGCGTCTGCTCCGTGAGGTCGACAAAAAAGATCTTGCACTGTCGATGAAAGTGGCGGACGAGAATTTGAAAGAGAAGATCTACAAAAACATGTCGGAACGTGCACAGGAATTGTTGAGAGAAGAGCTGCAATTCATGGGTCCTGTACGACTCAAAGAAGTCGAGGCAGCTCAAACCCGCATCGTGATGATTATCCGTCAGTTGGAAGACTCGGGAGAACTCGTTGTCGCCGGCCGCGGAGGCAAGGAGGAAGTGGTTGTCTGA
- the fliF gene encoding flagellar basal-body MS-ring/collar protein FliF produces the protein MAENRNLVADQASRLFTKLTGRQKALIAAVTVAVVIGMVVLVNVVNRPTYGLLFSNLTEQDASKIVEKLKEKSVPYTLEDGGKSILVPRQQLYELRLALASDGLPHSSTIGYEIFDRTNLGVSDFVQRINYRRALEGEISRTILQLDEVEGVRVHIVTPEKALFRDDEKPPTASVVLKLKSGKPLARGSAQGIAHLIASSVEGMDASNVTIVDSRGSMLSENTKSNSLTALSSTQYDLQHKVESYLAQKAQTLLDGALGNGNSMVQISAELDFRQVDRTLEQYDPDNTVVRSEQTTEEKSAMRDSLPPSTRLNTVTNYEVNKTVERIVENVGNIKRISVAAIVNQKQRVVEKDGAKSVVHTPRPQEEMDRLTELVKKAVGFNSQRNDEVSVVNLQFDQNTEEGFLLKDSPFANWYDIGEKVLMLLAMAGAVVVMRSLLNRIRTPFEMGRGTLGDPAIGSLSAGSPLMPREPIYVPSPEEEISQDALVRAERRNRIGDYIKKSPEDASRLLKVWLAE, from the coding sequence ATGGCCGAAAACAGGAATCTCGTTGCTGATCAGGCTTCACGACTGTTCACAAAGCTTACAGGCAGGCAGAAAGCTCTCATCGCTGCCGTGACCGTCGCAGTCGTCATCGGCATGGTTGTGCTGGTCAATGTTGTCAATCGTCCTACGTATGGATTGTTGTTCAGCAATCTGACCGAACAGGATGCCTCGAAAATTGTCGAGAAGCTCAAGGAAAAATCTGTTCCCTATACACTGGAAGACGGCGGCAAGTCCATCCTGGTCCCCCGACAGCAGCTGTACGAGCTCAGGCTTGCTCTTGCCTCCGACGGTCTGCCGCATTCGAGCACGATCGGATACGAAATATTCGATCGCACGAACCTCGGCGTCTCCGACTTTGTCCAGAGGATCAACTATCGGAGAGCGCTGGAAGGCGAGATCTCGAGGACCATTCTTCAGCTCGATGAAGTGGAAGGCGTGCGCGTCCACATCGTAACTCCGGAGAAGGCGTTGTTTCGCGATGATGAGAAGCCTCCGACGGCGTCCGTGGTCCTGAAATTGAAAAGCGGGAAGCCGCTTGCCCGCGGGAGCGCACAAGGCATTGCACACCTTATCGCCAGCAGTGTTGAAGGCATGGATGCCTCGAATGTGACCATCGTCGATTCGCGTGGATCGATGCTCTCCGAGAATACGAAATCCAACTCTCTCACAGCTCTCAGCTCCACACAGTACGACCTCCAGCATAAGGTTGAATCCTACCTGGCCCAGAAGGCTCAGACGCTGCTCGACGGCGCCCTCGGCAACGGAAACTCCATGGTTCAGATCAGCGCGGAGCTCGATTTCCGGCAGGTGGACCGGACGCTCGAGCAATACGATCCCGACAACACGGTTGTGCGCAGTGAGCAGACGACGGAAGAGAAAAGCGCCATGCGTGACTCTCTCCCGCCTTCGACGCGGTTGAACACCGTGACCAACTACGAGGTAAACAAGACTGTCGAGCGCATCGTAGAAAACGTCGGAAACATCAAGCGGATCTCCGTTGCGGCGATTGTCAATCAGAAACAACGTGTGGTGGAAAAGGACGGGGCAAAGTCCGTTGTGCATACACCGCGGCCCCAGGAAGAAATGGATCGGTTGACCGAACTCGTGAAGAAAGCGGTCGGGTTCAACTCCCAGCGGAACGACGAAGTGTCGGTTGTCAACCTTCAATTCGATCAGAACACGGAGGAAGGCTTCCTGCTGAAAGACTCGCCGTTTGCGAACTGGTACGACATCGGTGAAAAGGTTCTCATGCTCCTGGCGATGGCTGGTGCCGTCGTCGTGATGCGATCGCTGCTGAACCGCATACGCACGCCGTTCGAAATGGGAAGAGGAACCTTGGGTGATCCTGCGATCGGCTCGCTGAGCGCCGGATCGCCGTTGATGCCCCGAGAGCCTATCTATGTCCCTTCGCCTGAGGAAGAAATCTCCCAGGATGCGTTGGTACGTGCGGAACGGCGTAATCGCATCGGTGATTACATCAAAAAGTCCCCCGAGGATGCCTCCAGGCTTCTGAAGGTTTGGTTGGCGGAATAG
- a CDS encoding FliH/SctL family protein, whose product MKLRSSHSRIRVVRAAAALPEITPMKGTPVRDQFSISGKGDIEHRPARTREDEIDELCRAEYNKGVAQGNRNAAEQLGNEYEERLLAEKARIDGIVNAVREQFSALYGSTEEAVVKFAFGVAERIIRREVSLDRTIVLGQIRESVRRVLGVERLTIRVHPDELAAVREQKSVIQSNGDSIREIVVEGDEGLALGDCVLESDMGNIDARLSTQLKQIENVLFESKVVS is encoded by the coding sequence ATGAAACTTCGCTCATCGCATTCAAGGATCAGGGTAGTCCGCGCTGCCGCCGCGCTGCCTGAGATTACACCCATGAAAGGTACGCCGGTTCGCGATCAATTCTCCATCTCCGGCAAAGGGGACATCGAACATCGTCCGGCCAGGACAAGAGAAGATGAAATCGACGAATTGTGCAGAGCGGAATACAACAAGGGAGTCGCCCAGGGGAACCGCAATGCTGCCGAGCAGCTTGGAAACGAGTATGAGGAACGACTGCTTGCGGAAAAGGCCAGGATTGACGGCATCGTGAACGCTGTGCGTGAGCAGTTCTCTGCCCTGTATGGATCGACAGAAGAGGCAGTCGTGAAATTTGCATTCGGTGTGGCGGAACGGATTATTCGACGGGAAGTGAGCCTCGATCGCACGATTGTCCTGGGACAGATCAGGGAGAGCGTCCGTCGCGTCCTGGGTGTCGAGCGCTTGACCATCCGTGTACACCCGGACGAACTCGCGGCAGTGCGGGAGCAGAAAAGCGTTATTCAATCGAACGGCGATTCGATTCGTGAAATCGTCGTCGAAGGCGACGAGGGACTTGCACTGGGCGACTGTGTTCTCGAAAGCGACATGGGAAACATCGATGCGCGGCTTTCGACCCAGCTGAAGCAGATCGAGAACGTGCTGTTCGAGAGCAAGGTGGTGTCATGA
- the flgC gene encoding flagellar basal body rod protein FlgC — MKIDGMFSGLNISASGLSAQRKRMNAIASNVANAETTRTEDGGPYRRKIVLLHSKLQETFGSMMKNAGGRLTATDGAHFSEGEGESMQGGASAPAVDAAESFDSSPFRSVYDPSHPDADESGYVKMPNVNVVTEMVDMISASRSYEANVTAVNAAKTMAKDSLEI; from the coding sequence ATGAAGATTGACGGCATGTTTTCGGGACTGAACATCAGCGCGAGCGGACTGAGTGCACAGCGCAAACGCATGAACGCCATCGCGTCGAACGTTGCGAATGCGGAAACGACCCGGACGGAAGATGGCGGGCCGTACCGTCGTAAGATTGTCCTGCTCCACTCCAAGCTGCAGGAAACGTTCGGGAGTATGATGAAGAATGCGGGGGGACGCCTCACCGCCACAGATGGTGCCCATTTTTCGGAGGGCGAGGGTGAATCAATGCAGGGCGGCGCAAGTGCCCCGGCCGTAGACGCAGCGGAGTCGTTTGACTCATCGCCGTTCAGGTCGGTCTACGATCCGAGCCACCCGGATGCTGATGAGTCAGGATATGTGAAGATGCCAAACGTCAACGTCGTTACTGAAATGGTCGATATGATTTCTGCATCACGATCGTATGAAGCGAATGTCACAGCCGTGAACGCCGCGAAAACGATGGCGAAAGATTCCCTGGAGATCTGA
- the fliE gene encoding flagellar hook-basal body complex protein FliE, whose translation MKISQGLTVLPTLDGPSKSTINKTLKETNASFGDTLNQAIADVNGLQQQAGKAVEKMVTGEATDLHEVMIAVEKARTSFDLLMEIRNKTIDVYREIMRMQV comes from the coding sequence ATGAAGATTAGTCAAGGACTGACTGTACTTCCCACACTCGACGGACCGAGCAAGAGCACGATTAACAAGACTCTCAAAGAGACGAACGCATCGTTTGGCGACACGCTGAATCAGGCCATCGCCGATGTGAACGGTCTCCAGCAGCAGGCAGGCAAAGCCGTTGAGAAAATGGTGACGGGCGAGGCAACCGATCTTCACGAAGTGATGATCGCTGTCGAAAAAGCCCGGACAAGCTTTGACCTTCTGATGGAGATACGCAACAAGACGATCGACGTCTACCGGGAGATCATGCGTATGCAGGTGTGA
- the flgB gene encoding flagellar basal body rod protein FlgB — translation MKMFEDTKIPLLSKALSAYTLRHKAISSNIANITTVGYHSQNVSFEEQLNGAMSGKTITGTTTNPDHIPVGAMSARESSPEIVESGLDGSAESDPTASGINDVDIDREMTELAKNQLRFKFASKLLGESFRGIQKSIRGQV, via the coding sequence ATGAAAATGTTCGAAGACACCAAAATCCCGCTTCTTTCAAAGGCGCTCTCAGCATACACGCTGCGACACAAGGCCATTTCCTCAAATATTGCCAACATCACGACCGTCGGATATCACAGCCAAAACGTCAGCTTCGAGGAACAACTGAACGGAGCGATGTCAGGCAAAACAATTACAGGGACGACAACGAATCCAGACCATATCCCCGTCGGCGCAATGTCGGCAAGGGAATCATCACCAGAAATCGTAGAATCCGGACTGGATGGAAGCGCCGAGAGTGATCCGACAGCAAGCGGCATCAACGACGTCGATATCGATAGGGAGATGACTGAACTGGCAAAGAACCAGCTTCGTTTTAAGTTCGCATCCAAACTTCTCGGTGAGTCATTCCGGGGCATACAGAAGAGCATTCGAGGACAAGTATGA
- a CDS encoding chemotaxis response regulator protein-glutamate methylesterase, which translates to MTRIINAIVIDDSAFMRKSISMMLESDPGIKVVATARDGKEGIEKVKLLRPDIVTMDIEMPVMDGLTALGIIMKEMPLPVLMISSLTSEGAKATVDALSLGAVDFIPKELSYVSLDIAKIRDELVFKVKQIVQSRSMMFRLQRIRSASSGMQSSSTPSAPRPGTSKVPERELKAVVLGISTGGPFALLQTIPKLPENFPVGIAIVQHMPPRFTKSMAERLNSLSKIEVREAEDGDVMERGVALVAPGGKHMTFSKSMGTVRVQISDEPLGTLYHPSADVMMKSAVEVYNAPLLGLIMTGMGKDGLEGLKDIKKKGGFVIAQDEASCVVYGMPKAAVDAGVADVVHPLEEIPSVLSRIFKTNITI; encoded by the coding sequence ATGACCAGGATTATCAACGCTATTGTGATCGACGATTCGGCGTTCATGCGAAAATCCATCTCCATGATGCTGGAATCGGACCCGGGGATCAAAGTGGTGGCGACGGCACGGGACGGCAAGGAAGGCATCGAGAAGGTCAAGCTCCTGCGTCCCGATATCGTCACGATGGACATCGAAATGCCCGTGATGGACGGCCTGACGGCGTTGGGGATCATCATGAAGGAAATGCCGCTGCCGGTTCTCATGATCAGCTCGTTGACCTCGGAAGGTGCCAAAGCGACAGTCGACGCGTTGAGCCTTGGTGCAGTGGATTTCATACCGAAAGAGCTCTCATACGTCTCGCTGGACATCGCCAAGATCCGGGATGAACTGGTCTTCAAGGTGAAGCAGATTGTCCAGAGCCGTTCCATGATGTTCCGCCTTCAGCGCATCAGGTCGGCGTCGTCCGGTATGCAGTCTTCATCCACCCCGTCAGCGCCGCGTCCAGGCACCTCGAAGGTTCCCGAGAGGGAGCTCAAAGCAGTGGTCCTTGGGATATCCACGGGTGGTCCATTTGCGCTGCTGCAGACGATCCCGAAGCTCCCTGAGAATTTCCCGGTTGGCATTGCCATCGTCCAGCATATGCCCCCGCGGTTTACAAAGTCCATGGCTGAGCGCCTCAACAGCCTCAGCAAGATCGAGGTCAGGGAAGCGGAAGATGGGGACGTGATGGAGAGGGGCGTGGCCTTGGTTGCCCCCGGCGGGAAACACATGACATTCAGCAAGTCCATGGGAACCGTCCGTGTCCAGATTTCCGATGAACCCCTTGGAACACTGTATCATCCATCGGCCGACGTCATGATGAAATCGGCGGTAGAAGTCTACAACGCTCCACTTCTCGGGCTCATAATGACGGGGATGGGCAAAGACGGGCTCGAGGGATTGAAGGATATCAAGAAAAAGGGGGGATTTGTGATAGCACAGGACGAAGCCTCTTGCGTTGTCTATGGAATGCCCAAAGCAGCGGTCGACGCGGGAGTCGCGGATGTCGTTCATCCGTTGGAGGAAATCCCTTCCGTATTGAGCAGAATCTTTAAAACAAACATCACTATATGA
- the fliI gene encoding flagellar protein export ATPase FliI codes for MEAATLFQTEGSPKIIGFAENVDTYLSRLKHVDLIKVNGRVTQVIGLVVESNGPNSSLGEVCVVKSKGGEDVCYAEVVGFRNNRVLSMILGDAAAISPGSEIVATGRALSVSVGKSLLGRVIDGLGRPLDGKGPIEPEEMRPINNAPPNPLERKRIVEPVATGIRSIDALLTCGKGQRVGIFAGSGVGKSVALGMIARNTSADVNVICLVGERGREVGEFLDRELGVEGLKRSVVLVATSDQAALIRIKAVFMATTIAEYFRDKGLDVMLLMDSVTRFAMAQREVGLAIGEPPTTKGYTPSVFALLPKVLERAGNSVTGSITGLYTVLVEGDDMNEPVADAVRSILDGHIVLSRRLASSGHYPAVDVLESVSRVMPSVTSEEQRDAAHKLLDMLATYREAEDLINIGAYVKGSNPRIDEAIKRIAPIRSFLRQKSEEKAEFGRSVQSLITLMQEG; via the coding sequence ATGGAAGCCGCTACGCTATTCCAGACAGAAGGCAGTCCGAAGATTATCGGTTTCGCCGAGAACGTCGATACGTACTTGTCTCGCCTCAAACACGTTGACCTGATTAAAGTCAACGGCCGCGTCACGCAGGTTATCGGCTTGGTTGTAGAGTCGAACGGTCCGAATTCGTCCCTCGGTGAAGTCTGTGTCGTCAAGTCGAAGGGGGGCGAGGATGTGTGCTACGCCGAAGTCGTGGGATTCCGCAACAATCGCGTTCTATCGATGATCCTGGGGGATGCGGCAGCGATTAGTCCGGGAAGTGAGATCGTCGCAACGGGGCGTGCGCTGTCAGTGAGCGTCGGTAAATCGCTTCTTGGTCGTGTTATCGATGGATTGGGACGGCCATTGGACGGAAAAGGACCTATCGAGCCTGAGGAAATGCGCCCTATCAACAATGCTCCACCGAACCCGCTCGAACGTAAACGCATCGTGGAGCCTGTCGCCACCGGCATACGGTCGATCGATGCGCTTCTGACGTGTGGCAAGGGACAGCGTGTGGGTATATTTGCGGGAAGCGGAGTTGGAAAGAGCGTGGCGCTTGGCATGATTGCGAGGAACACAAGTGCAGATGTCAATGTCATCTGTCTTGTAGGTGAACGCGGCAGGGAAGTCGGAGAGTTTCTGGACAGGGAACTGGGGGTGGAAGGACTGAAACGGTCGGTCGTTCTTGTTGCAACGAGCGATCAGGCGGCCCTCATCCGGATCAAAGCGGTCTTCATGGCAACGACGATCGCAGAGTATTTCAGGGACAAGGGTTTGGATGTGATGTTGTTGATGGACTCCGTCACGCGGTTCGCCATGGCTCAGCGAGAGGTGGGTCTCGCAATTGGCGAACCGCCGACGACCAAGGGGTATACCCCGTCGGTGTTTGCGTTGCTGCCGAAAGTCCTCGAACGGGCCGGTAATTCGGTCACAGGAAGCATCACCGGTCTCTACACGGTGCTGGTGGAGGGGGATGACATGAACGAACCGGTGGCAGACGCCGTCCGCTCGATCCTCGATGGTCACATCGTGCTCTCGCGCAGATTAGCTTCCTCCGGGCACTATCCGGCCGTCGACGTTCTCGAAAGCGTGAGCAGAGTCATGCCGTCGGTTACGAGCGAAGAACAGCGGGATGCTGCACACAAGCTCCTGGACATGCTGGCGACCTATCGCGAGGCGGAGGATCTAATCAACATTGGCGCATACGTCAAAGGCAGCAATCCACGGATTGACGAGGCCATCAAGCGAATCGCACCGATCCGGTCCTTTTTGCGCCAGAAGTCAGAGGAGAAGGCGGAATTCGGCCGGAGCGTCCAATCGCTGATCACATTGATGCAGGAAGGCTAG
- a CDS encoding chemotaxis protein CheA: MSTSNPENQNALPSFDNEMAEIVESFIVESNEILDKLGQNLMDLEKTPTDAELHNVIFRAVHTLKGTSSFLGFEQMTGLSHKFEDVLNKIRKGELQVTSDKMDVMFEGYDLLKELLRRIETKDGTPVDIHDVAAKLEAIAQGKTVESSRKVNAAPAVVAPVEPEKEEAVVVEEPTDSAKPPAEDPAMKAADGPVGQTAQVQLAKAADTSIRVDVARLDSLMDLVGELVLGRNRLSQITHQMNEHEEGFAAVRELAETNSHIDFITTELQMAVMKTRMLPIAKVFNKLPRLIREVSKEMGKEIDLIVVGEETELDKTLIEELNDPMVHLLRNAGDHGVECPQDRIAAGKPARGTVTVRAEHEGNHIVISVQDDGKGMDPDKLRQKAIEKGLTTEALARELSTKEIFNFVFAPGFSTAQKVTNVSGRGVGMDVVKTNILKLKGTIDIESELNKGSKFIIKLPLTLAIIQALLVEVNKEVFSIPLDSVHEVVRVGQQELSTINGREVIRLRNSVLPLARLSEIFGMRQNGNGKRGGEMYVVVVGLAEQRLGIVVDSLLGQKEVVIKSLGDYLGNVRGIAGSTILGDGRVIMIVDVGELMKLCATIA; the protein is encoded by the coding sequence ATGAGTACGAGCAATCCTGAGAATCAAAACGCCTTGCCGTCATTCGACAACGAAATGGCAGAAATTGTCGAAAGCTTCATCGTGGAATCAAATGAGATCCTGGACAAGCTTGGGCAGAACCTTATGGATCTCGAAAAAACACCGACGGATGCCGAGCTCCACAATGTCATTTTCCGGGCCGTGCACACACTGAAGGGGACTTCCTCGTTCCTTGGCTTTGAGCAGATGACAGGCCTCTCACACAAGTTCGAAGACGTTCTCAACAAGATTCGCAAAGGGGAACTGCAGGTCACGTCGGATAAAATGGACGTGATGTTTGAGGGGTATGATTTGTTGAAGGAACTCCTTCGTCGGATTGAGACAAAGGACGGCACTCCCGTCGATATCCATGACGTTGCTGCGAAACTCGAAGCGATCGCCCAGGGAAAAACCGTGGAGTCATCGCGGAAAGTGAACGCAGCGCCGGCCGTTGTAGCTCCGGTAGAACCCGAGAAAGAAGAGGCTGTGGTCGTCGAAGAGCCCACAGACAGCGCAAAACCCCCGGCCGAAGATCCGGCGATGAAAGCCGCAGATGGTCCGGTCGGTCAAACGGCGCAGGTTCAGCTCGCGAAAGCAGCGGATACTTCAATCCGAGTCGATGTAGCTCGGTTGGACTCGCTCATGGACCTGGTCGGGGAGCTCGTCCTTGGCAGAAACCGCCTTTCTCAGATCACCCACCAGATGAATGAGCATGAAGAAGGATTCGCCGCAGTACGGGAGCTCGCCGAGACGAATTCCCATATCGATTTCATCACGACGGAGCTGCAGATGGCCGTGATGAAAACCCGCATGCTCCCGATTGCGAAGGTGTTTAACAAACTGCCCCGCCTCATCCGCGAAGTGTCAAAAGAAATGGGGAAAGAGATAGACCTGATTGTTGTTGGGGAAGAAACCGAGCTGGACAAGACGTTGATCGAAGAGCTTAATGATCCCATGGTGCACCTCTTGCGGAACGCCGGGGATCATGGCGTGGAATGTCCGCAGGACAGAATTGCTGCCGGCAAGCCAGCGAGGGGAACCGTCACTGTCCGGGCTGAGCATGAGGGGAACCATATCGTGATATCCGTGCAGGATGATGGAAAAGGAATGGACCCTGACAAGCTCAGGCAGAAAGCGATCGAGAAAGGACTGACGACCGAAGCCCTGGCTCGTGAGTTGTCCACAAAGGAAATCTTCAATTTCGTCTTCGCGCCGGGTTTCAGCACGGCCCAGAAGGTGACTAACGTGTCGGGTCGCGGTGTGGGAATGGATGTGGTCAAGACGAACATCCTGAAGCTGAAGGGGACCATCGACATCGAATCGGAACTGAACAAGGGAAGCAAGTTCATCATCAAGCTGCCATTGACGCTCGCGATTATCCAGGCACTGCTGGTGGAAGTCAACAAAGAAGTGTTCAGCATCCCTCTTGATTCGGTCCATGAGGTCGTAAGGGTTGGACAACAGGAACTCTCAACGATCAACGGGAGAGAAGTGATCCGGTTGAGGAATTCGGTCCTTCCCCTGGCCCGTCTTTCGGAGATCTTCGGCATGCGGCAAAACGGAAATGGTAAGCGGGGGGGAGAAATGTATGTGGTCGTCGTGGGATTGGCCGAGCAGAGGCTGGGAATCGTTGTTGACTCGCTCCTCGGCCAGAAAGAAGTCGTCATCAAGAGCCTTGGTGACTATTTGGGCAACGTGCGCGGGATCGCCGGGTCGACAATCCTCGGTGACGGCAGGGTCATCATGATTGTGGATGTCGGGGAACTCATGAAGCTCTGCGCAACGATTGCCTGA
- a CDS encoding response regulator, translating to MADLKFLIVDDSLTMRRIVVNALKGQGYDHVIEACDGKDAVAKMLSEGAGFVITDWNMPEMNGLELAKWLRSNEQFENTPILMITTRGNKDDVIEALKARVNNYIVKPFTPQGLKEKIDQILKSTELKPA from the coding sequence ATGGCAGACCTGAAATTTCTTATCGTTGACGATTCCCTGACGATGCGGCGTATCGTTGTCAACGCGCTCAAAGGGCAGGGATACGATCATGTCATTGAAGCATGCGACGGCAAGGATGCTGTTGCCAAGATGCTGAGCGAGGGGGCCGGTTTCGTCATTACGGACTGGAACATGCCCGAGATGAATGGCCTGGAACTGGCGAAATGGCTCCGGTCAAACGAACAATTTGAGAACACGCCGATCCTGATGATTACCACCCGGGGTAACAAGGACGATGTGATCGAAGCGTTGAAGGCGCGTGTGAACAACTACATTGTCAAACCGTTCACCCCGCAGGGGCTCAAGGAAAAAATTGACCAGATTTTGAAGTCCACGGAACTGAAACCAGCGTAG
- a CDS encoding protein phosphatase CheZ has protein sequence MENGSVHTLSYDAMRPPEEHKSTFGVDANDFGVIEDFIKHVRGVIPLLENVKHSIEESSSRIPKASMQLSKVTEATESATVEILNVVEAVTGQIEKCEKALDAVKRFVVSASHVPGSEETVQIITSIQKTLSETKDNSMNIAIALQVQDITSQQIAGVSHTIESIRTHLFHALKRFDDPSPEVESENGAGKESESAEGKPFDGDAHFTKAPDRQDLADEIIKQWNQTKAD, from the coding sequence ATGGAGAACGGATCCGTCCACACGCTTTCATACGACGCGATGCGCCCGCCGGAAGAGCACAAATCAACTTTTGGCGTCGATGCGAACGATTTTGGGGTTATCGAAGACTTCATCAAGCATGTGCGCGGGGTAATCCCCCTCCTCGAAAACGTGAAGCATTCGATCGAAGAAAGCTCGAGCCGTATACCCAAGGCGTCGATGCAGCTTTCCAAAGTCACCGAGGCAACGGAATCCGCAACGGTGGAAATTCTCAATGTCGTCGAAGCTGTCACAGGCCAGATCGAAAAATGCGAGAAGGCGCTGGACGCCGTGAAGCGCTTCGTAGTGTCCGCAAGCCATGTCCCGGGGAGTGAGGAAACAGTTCAGATAATTACATCGATCCAAAAAACACTTTCGGAAACGAAAGACAATTCAATGAACATCGCCATCGCGCTCCAGGTGCAGGATATCACGAGCCAGCAGATCGCGGGAGTGTCACATACTATCGAGTCGATCCGCACACATCTGTTTCATGCACTCAAGCGCTTCGACGATCCGTCGCCGGAAGTCGAATCGGAGAATGGGGCAGGCAAGGAGAGCGAGTCAGCGGAAGGCAAGCCTTTTGACGGCGATGCCCATTTCACCAAGGCGCCCGATCGCCAGGACCTTGCCGATGAGATCATCAAGCAGTGGAACCAGACCAAAGCTGACTAA